Proteins encoded in a region of the Brevundimonas vesicularis genome:
- a CDS encoding complex I NDUFA9 subunit family protein, whose protein sequence is MADLAPGVVTLFGGSGFIGSQAVRALARRGWRIRVAVRNPVLAIEIQPLGDPGQIQFMRCDITNPADVAQAVRGADAVVNLVGVLHDAGGKRGFDAVHTEAAKTIAEAAKAAGVERLVQISAIGADAASPSAYGRTKAQAEAAVRDVYPDAVILRPSLVFGAGDSFLNRFAAMATMAPALPLIGGGETRFQPVYVGDVAEAIARGVTRADAGGRTYELGGPSLYTFREVLELVRRETGRDRMLVSVPFIVAKPLGSLLQLSRFVGLTPPLTRDQVLMLEKDNVVAADAFGLSDLGIDHPAGMAAIAPSYLWRYRVGGQFAEAPAH, encoded by the coding sequence ATGGCTGACCTCGCCCCCGGCGTCGTGACCCTCTTCGGAGGTTCGGGCTTTATCGGGTCGCAGGCGGTGCGCGCCCTGGCGCGTCGCGGCTGGCGCATTCGCGTCGCCGTGCGCAACCCGGTCCTGGCGATCGAAATCCAGCCGCTGGGCGATCCCGGCCAGATTCAGTTCATGCGCTGCGACATCACCAACCCGGCGGATGTGGCGCAGGCCGTGCGCGGCGCGGATGCCGTCGTCAATCTGGTCGGCGTGCTGCATGACGCAGGCGGCAAGCGCGGCTTCGACGCCGTCCACACCGAGGCGGCCAAGACCATCGCCGAGGCCGCCAAGGCGGCGGGCGTTGAGCGCCTGGTCCAGATCTCGGCCATCGGCGCCGACGCCGCCAGCCCTTCGGCCTATGGTCGCACCAAGGCCCAGGCCGAGGCGGCCGTTCGCGACGTCTATCCGGACGCGGTGATCCTGCGTCCGTCGCTGGTGTTCGGCGCGGGCGACAGCTTCCTCAATCGCTTCGCCGCCATGGCGACGATGGCGCCGGCCCTGCCGCTGATCGGCGGCGGCGAAACCCGGTTCCAGCCGGTCTATGTCGGCGATGTCGCCGAGGCCATCGCGCGCGGCGTGACCCGCGCGGACGCCGGCGGCCGCACCTATGAACTGGGCGGGCCGAGCCTCTATACCTTCCGCGAGGTGCTGGAGTTGGTGCGTCGTGAGACGGGCCGTGACCGGATGCTGGTTTCGGTGCCCTTCATCGTCGCCAAGCCCCTGGGTTCGCTGCTGCAACTGAGCCGGTTCGTCGGCCTGACCCCGCCGCTGACGCGCGATCAGGTGCTGATGCTGGAGAAGGACAATGTGGTCGCCGCCGATGCGTTCGGCCTCAGCGATCTGGGCATCGACCATCCGGCCGGCATGGCGGCGATCGCCCCGTCCTATCTGTGGCGCTACCGCGTCGGCGGCCAGTTCGCCGAAGCGCCCGCCCACTAA
- a CDS encoding diacylglycerol/lipid kinase family protein, translated as MTDVAHPRSDADDKTALTPHAQIRHAVMLVNPLSGSVGPRAAGEAEVLLGQYDLKAEVVSFEGGNFDQIIADAFAAKPDVIFVLAGDGTARSVASKAKPDGPMIAPLPGGTMNMLPKALYGTADWKLALKRALEEGEPQAVSGGEVQGEYFYCAAILGSPALWAPAREAMRTGKIKLAWQYGRRALKRAFSGRLRFTLDGGEKRRTEALVLISPMISKAMEDPIGLEAAAMDPSDTTQAFRLAATALFSDWRQDPAVSTRPAKRIEVRARSKIPAVIDGEPLLLKPEAVIRFVPKAFKALAPKPPSAEDSI; from the coding sequence ATGACCGATGTCGCCCACCCCCGCTCCGATGCCGACGACAAAACTGCGTTGACGCCCCATGCCCAGATCCGGCACGCTGTGATGCTGGTCAATCCGCTGTCCGGAAGCGTGGGGCCACGCGCCGCCGGCGAGGCCGAAGTCCTGTTGGGGCAGTATGATCTCAAGGCCGAGGTCGTGTCGTTTGAAGGGGGCAACTTCGACCAGATCATCGCCGACGCCTTCGCCGCCAAGCCGGACGTGATCTTCGTTCTGGCCGGCGACGGCACGGCGCGCTCGGTGGCGTCGAAGGCCAAGCCGGACGGTCCGATGATCGCGCCCCTGCCGGGCGGCACGATGAACATGCTGCCCAAGGCGCTTTATGGCACCGCCGACTGGAAGCTGGCGCTGAAGCGGGCGCTGGAGGAGGGCGAGCCTCAGGCCGTATCGGGCGGCGAGGTTCAGGGCGAATACTTCTATTGCGCCGCCATTCTGGGATCGCCGGCGCTGTGGGCCCCGGCGCGCGAGGCGATGCGGACCGGCAAGATCAAGCTGGCCTGGCAATATGGTCGTCGCGCCCTGAAACGCGCCTTCTCCGGCCGTCTGCGCTTCACCCTCGATGGCGGCGAGAAACGCCGCACCGAGGCTCTGGTGCTGATCAGCCCGATGATCTCCAAGGCGATGGAGGATCCCATCGGACTGGAGGCCGCCGCCATGGACCCCAGCGACACAACCCAGGCCTTCCGCCTGGCTGCGACAGCCTTGTTCAGCGATTGGCGCCAAGATCCGGCCGTCTCGACCCGTCCGGCGAAACGGATCGAGGTGCGCGCCCGCTCGAAAATTCCGGCCGTGATCGACGGCGAGCCGCTGCTGCTCAAGCCCGAGGCCGTGATCCGCTTCGTGCCCAAGGCCTTCAAGGCTCTGGCGCCCAAGCCACCCTCAGCCGAGGACAGCATCTAG
- a CDS encoding glycine zipper domain-containing protein has product MKKAIIAIAGAGLLASACASDPYGYNNGSNETVRQGAIGAGLGAVAGAIIGNNVGGGNAATGALIGGALGGTAGAIRGSNQDRNNQQRYRDNQGRYYYCYDNRQDECYWDNGQRRY; this is encoded by the coding sequence ATGAAAAAGGCGATTATCGCGATTGCCGGCGCCGGCCTGCTGGCTTCGGCCTGCGCCAGCGACCCATATGGCTATAACAACGGCTCGAACGAAACCGTCCGCCAAGGCGCCATCGGCGCCGGCCTGGGCGCCGTCGCTGGCGCCATCATCGGCAACAACGTCGGCGGCGGCAACGCTGCGACCGGCGCCCTGATCGGCGGCGCCCTGGGCGGCACGGCCGGCGCCATCCGCGGCTCCAACCAGGACCGCAACAACCAGCAGCGCTACCGCGACAATCAAGGCCGCTACTACTACTGCTACGATAATCGCCAGGACGAGTGCTACTGGGACAACGGTCAGCGCCGTTATTGA
- a CDS encoding DUF488 family protein, with amino-acid sequence MKLFTIGYEGATQADVIARLKTAGVQTLVDVRAVAASRRAGFSKTILGESLKAEGIDYVHLRGLGTPKAGRDAARKGRVDEMRAIFADHLAEPQAQIEYERLKALAADKPVALLCFEADHAGCHRAVLAERLSAETGVAVVDL; translated from the coding sequence ATGAAGCTTTTCACCATTGGCTACGAGGGCGCGACCCAGGCCGACGTCATCGCGCGGCTGAAGACGGCCGGCGTGCAAACCCTGGTCGATGTCCGCGCGGTCGCCGCATCCCGTCGCGCCGGCTTTTCCAAAACGATCCTGGGCGAGAGCCTGAAGGCTGAAGGGATCGACTATGTCCACCTGCGCGGGCTGGGTACGCCCAAGGCCGGACGTGACGCGGCGCGCAAGGGCCGTGTCGACGAGATGCGCGCCATCTTCGCCGATCACCTGGCCGAGCCCCAGGCGCAGATCGAGTACGAGAGACTGAAGGCGCTGGCGGCCGACAAACCCGTCGCCCTGCTGTGCTTCGAGGCCGATCACGCCGGCTGCCACCGCGCCGTCCTGGCGGAACGGCTGTCGGCGGAAACCGGCGTGGCGGTCGTGGACCTCTAG
- a CDS encoding metallophosphoesterase family protein, producing the protein MGRVLQFSDVHFGCEHKRACAAALEYAHATPNDLVLITGDITQKGFPDEFTAAGEWMRAMPEPRFVIVGNHDVPYWDAIARVFHPWRAFETATGFPAHDGQFCSDAVMVRGVVTARGWQARPNWSKGVIDLDQTRRAAEALRQAPIGALRILACHHPLIEMVGTPMTGDVKRGDEAALIFAEAGVDLIMTGHVHVPFAMPIPLADRCSYAVGCGTLSHRERGAPPGFNQIDWDAKTITVTALAWDGSSYRSHQVWRLPRRQDTRKATTAPSPVEPGALEKAAV; encoded by the coding sequence GTGGGACGCGTTCTTCAGTTCTCCGACGTCCATTTCGGCTGCGAGCACAAACGCGCCTGCGCCGCCGCTCTGGAATACGCCCACGCCACGCCGAACGATCTGGTGCTGATCACCGGCGACATTACCCAGAAGGGGTTCCCCGACGAGTTCACGGCCGCGGGCGAATGGATGCGGGCCATGCCAGAGCCACGCTTCGTCATCGTCGGCAATCATGACGTGCCCTATTGGGACGCCATTGCGCGGGTCTTCCATCCTTGGCGCGCGTTCGAGACGGCGACCGGCTTTCCGGCCCACGACGGGCAGTTCTGCAGCGATGCGGTTATGGTGCGCGGCGTCGTCACCGCGCGCGGCTGGCAGGCGCGGCCCAACTGGTCGAAGGGCGTCATCGATCTGGATCAGACGCGGCGTGCGGCCGAGGCCCTGCGTCAGGCGCCGATCGGCGCGCTGCGGATCCTGGCCTGCCACCATCCGCTGATCGAGATGGTCGGCACGCCGATGACCGGGGACGTCAAGCGCGGCGACGAGGCGGCCCTGATCTTCGCCGAGGCAGGCGTCGATCTGATCATGACCGGCCACGTCCATGTGCCGTTCGCCATGCCGATCCCGCTGGCGGATCGTTGCTCCTACGCCGTCGGATGCGGGACGCTGTCGCACCGCGAGCGCGGCGCGCCGCCCGGCTTCAACCAGATCGACTGGGACGCCAAGACCATCACCGTCACGGCCCTGGCCTGGGATGGATCGAGCTATCGCTCGCATCAGGTGTGGCGACTGCCGCGCCGTCAGGACACCCGCAAGGCCACCACCGCGCCCAGCCCGGTCGAGCCCGGCGCGCTGGAAAAGGCCGCAGTCTGA
- a CDS encoding AMP nucleosidase, producing the protein MTEQMTAQAALDRLETLYTQSVTNLRDAVRDFVNTGARPDPVKRAEGVFAYPELRIRWDGDRPQDLEPRAYARLSRQGSYSTTITRPDLFRPYLTEQLGLLEQEYNATFEVGVSRQEIPFPYVTDGLEVALDRSMTAALARWFPTTDLAHIGDEIADGLFDMAGDFPLSHFDGLRTDFSLARLRHYTGTPVDDVQSYVLFTNYNRYVDEFVRWAIEQLRRPDSPYQTLSCAGGVVITKDTPNPEAAISDTAWKKHQMPAYHLTAPGHKGVTLVNIGVGPSNAKTITDHLAVTRPHVWLMIGHCGGLRASQTIGDYVLAHAYLRDDHVLDAVLPPDIPIPSIAEVQRALYDATKSVSGMPGDEVKLRLRTGTVVTTDDRNWELRYSKSALRFNQSRAVAIDMESATIAAQGYRFRVPYGTLLCVSDKPLHGEIKLPGQANRFYEGSISEHLQIGIQAVDLMRSEGSKLHSRKLRAFDEPPFR; encoded by the coding sequence ATGACAGAACAGATGACAGCACAGGCGGCGCTGGACCGCCTCGAAACCCTCTACACCCAATCCGTGACCAACCTTCGCGACGCCGTGCGGGATTTCGTCAATACCGGCGCGCGGCCCGATCCGGTCAAACGCGCCGAAGGGGTGTTCGCCTATCCCGAACTTCGCATCCGCTGGGACGGGGATCGCCCCCAGGACCTGGAGCCGCGCGCCTACGCCCGGCTGTCGAGACAAGGCAGCTATTCGACCACGATCACGCGGCCCGACCTTTTCCGCCCCTATCTGACCGAACAGCTGGGCCTGCTGGAGCAGGAATATAACGCGACTTTCGAGGTCGGGGTGTCGCGCCAGGAAATCCCGTTTCCCTATGTGACCGACGGACTGGAGGTCGCGCTGGACCGGTCGATGACGGCGGCTCTGGCGCGCTGGTTCCCGACCACGGACCTGGCCCACATCGGCGACGAGATCGCCGACGGCCTGTTCGACATGGCGGGCGACTTTCCCCTGTCGCACTTCGACGGCCTGCGCACCGACTTTTCGCTGGCGCGGCTAAGGCACTACACCGGCACGCCGGTCGACGACGTGCAGTCCTATGTGCTGTTCACCAACTACAACCGCTATGTCGACGAGTTCGTGCGCTGGGCCATCGAACAGCTGAGGCGGCCCGACAGCCCCTATCAGACCCTGTCGTGCGCCGGCGGCGTGGTCATCACCAAGGACACGCCGAACCCGGAAGCGGCGATCAGCGACACGGCCTGGAAGAAGCACCAGATGCCGGCCTATCACCTGACCGCGCCGGGCCATAAGGGCGTGACCCTGGTCAACATCGGCGTCGGCCCGTCCAACGCCAAGACGATCACGGATCACTTGGCCGTCACCCGTCCGCACGTCTGGCTGATGATCGGTCACTGCGGCGGCCTGCGCGCCAGCCAGACCATCGGCGACTATGTGCTGGCCCACGCCTATCTGCGCGACGATCACGTTCTGGACGCGGTGCTGCCGCCCGACATTCCAATCCCCTCGATCGCCGAGGTGCAGCGCGCCCTGTACGACGCCACCAAGTCGGTCAGCGGCATGCCCGGCGACGAGGTCAAGCTGCGCCTGCGCACCGGCACCGTCGTCACCACCGACGACCGGAACTGGGAGCTGCGCTATTCCAAGTCGGCCCTGCGCTTCAACCAGTCCAGAGCCGTCGCCATCGATATGGAAAGCGCCACCATCGCGGCCCAGGGCTATCGCTTCCGCGTCCCTTACGGGACGCTGCTTTGCGTGTCGGACAAGCCGCTGCACGGCGAGATCAAACTGCCGGGTCAGGCCAACCGCTTCTACGAAGGCTCGATCTCCGAACACCTGCAGATCGGCATCCAGGCGGTCGACCTGATGCGCAGCGAAGGCTCCAAGCTGCACTCGCGCAAGCTACGCGCCTTCGACGAGCCGCCGTTCCGGTAG
- a CDS encoding multidrug effflux MFS transporter produces MSSSLASAPAKKELGFVEFVCLIALMMALNALAIDSMLPALPHIGADLNVATDNDRQWVVTAYLLGFGGAQLFYGPLADRFGRKPVLLFGVGVYVMFSLLATLAPTFDTLIMARIGQGLGSACTRVLAVSIVRDRYEGRTMARVMSFSFLVFLGVPILAPSLGQMIMLVGPWRWIFAGLGLIGVGLIVWASLRLPETLKPEDRLPIQVKRLTAAYKIALTDRTAVGYTLAMTAITGALFGFINSSQQIFADVFHAEAAFPAIFALIAGGIAVASIVNARLVVKLGSRRISHTALIGFTSIAAIHAVVAISGHESIWTFAVLQTLTMFCFGLIAGNFGSMAMETMGKIAGTAASIQGFVSTIIGSLLGFAVGQQFNGTTIPMSVGFTVFGLIALGWVLFAERGRLFRAHHAPVAAKA; encoded by the coding sequence ATGTCTTCTTCCCTTGCGTCAGCGCCCGCCAAGAAGGAGCTCGGCTTCGTCGAGTTCGTCTGCCTCATAGCCCTGATGATGGCGCTGAATGCGCTGGCGATCGATTCCATGCTGCCGGCCCTGCCGCACATCGGCGCCGACCTGAACGTGGCGACCGACAACGACCGACAATGGGTGGTGACGGCCTATCTGCTGGGCTTCGGCGGGGCGCAGCTGTTCTACGGCCCATTGGCGGATCGGTTCGGGCGAAAGCCTGTCCTGCTGTTCGGCGTCGGCGTCTATGTGATGTTCAGCCTGCTGGCGACCCTGGCGCCCACCTTCGACACGCTGATCATGGCCCGCATCGGCCAGGGGCTGGGCAGCGCCTGCACCCGCGTGCTGGCCGTCTCCATCGTGCGCGATCGCTATGAGGGCCGCACCATGGCGCGGGTCATGTCGTTCAGCTTCCTGGTCTTCCTGGGCGTGCCGATCCTGGCGCCGTCGCTGGGTCAGATGATCATGCTGGTCGGGCCGTGGCGCTGGATCTTCGCCGGGCTGGGACTGATCGGGGTCGGCCTGATCGTCTGGGCGTCGTTGCGTCTGCCCGAGACGCTGAAACCCGAGGATCGCCTGCCGATCCAGGTCAAGCGTCTGACCGCAGCTTACAAGATCGCCCTGACCGACCGCACGGCCGTCGGCTACACCCTGGCCATGACGGCGATCACCGGGGCCCTGTTCGGCTTCATCAACTCGTCGCAGCAGATCTTCGCCGACGTCTTTCACGCCGAGGCGGCGTTCCCGGCCATCTTCGCCCTGATCGCGGGCGGCATCGCCGTGGCCTCGATCGTCAATGCGCGACTGGTGGTCAAGCTGGGCTCGCGCAGGATTTCGCACACCGCCCTGATCGGCTTCACCAGCATCGCGGCCATCCATGCGGTGGTGGCGATCAGCGGTCATGAATCGATCTGGACCTTTGCGGTGCTGCAGACCCTGACCATGTTCTGTTTCGGCCTGATCGCGGGCAATTTCGGATCGATGGCGATGGAGACGATGGGCAAGATCGCGGGCACCGCCGCCTCGATCCAGGGCTTCGTCTCCACCATCATCGGCTCGCTGCTGGGCTTTGCGGTGGGCCAACAGTTCAACGGCACGACCATTCCGATGTCGGTCGGCTTCACCGTCTTTGGTTTGATCGCCCTGGGTTGGGTGCTGTTCGCCGAGCGGGGACGGCTGTTCCGGGCCCATCACGCGCCGGTCGCCGCCAAGGCTTGA
- a CDS encoding M1 family metallopeptidase produces MTRKALGLVSALALAAAMGLSACSTTTGGSAMTPPAIAPAPGPEAVDVHTHARPEIARVVDVALDLTADFNAKTLAGTATLDILAIPGANEIVLDIRDLDIQDVRDAVGQPLRYVVGDNDPILGQPLTVYFPAFAANERRKITIRYSTRPNAAALQWLNPSQTAGGQKPYLFSQGQAILTRTWVPTQDSPGIRQTYSARITAPEDLTVVMSADHLTPNGERAANGMKTWRFRMDNPIPPYLIALGVGDIAFAPFDGRTGVWTEPSRLRAAQWELEPTAQMVTAAEKLYGPYRWGRYDLLVLPPSFPFGGMENPKLTFATPTIIAGDRSLVSLVAHELAHSWSGNLVTNATWNDFWLNEGFTVYFENRIMESVYGHDRAMQEQVLGWDSLQDTLKSLPAADTRLHLDLKGRDPDDGMNDIAYEKGALFLRTIERTVGRDRFDAWLRGYFDRNAYRPMTTAMFLQDIRDNLIKGDAALESQLQMDAWVYQPGLPSNAVAPVSHAFEPVDAAAVAFFKDKGPASAIPWADWNTQQRQRFLGWRPEGLRTGADWLTNAQLADLERTLNLANEGNAELTFAWLQIALAHRYQPSVVTAEKFLTSQGRRKFVLPLFQTLWNEGDWGRGNARRIYAEARPLYHPVTSGSVDQLVGRQ; encoded by the coding sequence ATGACGCGCAAAGCGCTCGGTCTCGTCTCCGCCCTCGCCCTGGCCGCCGCCATGGGTCTGAGCGCCTGCTCCACCACCACGGGAGGGTCGGCCATGACCCCGCCCGCCATCGCGCCGGCGCCCGGTCCCGAAGCGGTGGACGTCCACACCCACGCCCGGCCCGAGATCGCCCGCGTCGTCGATGTGGCCTTGGATCTGACCGCCGACTTCAACGCCAAGACCCTGGCGGGCACGGCGACCCTGGACATCCTGGCGATCCCGGGCGCCAACGAGATCGTGCTGGATATCCGCGATCTGGACATTCAGGACGTGCGCGACGCGGTGGGCCAGCCGCTGCGCTATGTCGTCGGCGACAACGACCCGATCCTGGGCCAGCCGCTGACGGTCTATTTCCCGGCCTTCGCCGCCAATGAGCGACGCAAGATCACCATCCGCTATTCCACCCGCCCGAACGCGGCGGCGCTGCAATGGTTGAACCCCAGCCAGACGGCCGGTGGACAGAAGCCCTATCTGTTCAGCCAGGGCCAGGCGATCCTGACCCGCACCTGGGTGCCGACTCAGGACAGCCCCGGCATCCGCCAGACCTATTCGGCCCGCATCACCGCGCCCGAAGACCTAACGGTGGTCATGAGCGCCGACCACCTGACGCCCAACGGCGAGCGGGCCGCAAACGGGATGAAGACCTGGCGATTCCGGATGGACAATCCGATCCCGCCCTATCTGATCGCGCTGGGCGTCGGCGACATCGCCTTTGCACCGTTCGACGGCCGCACCGGGGTCTGGACCGAGCCCAGCCGCCTGCGCGCCGCTCAGTGGGAACTGGAGCCGACCGCCCAGATGGTGACGGCGGCCGAGAAGCTGTACGGCCCCTATCGCTGGGGCCGCTACGACCTCTTGGTCCTGCCGCCCTCCTTCCCGTTCGGCGGGATGGAGAACCCGAAGCTGACCTTCGCCACCCCGACCATCATCGCCGGCGATCGCTCGCTGGTGTCGCTGGTCGCGCACGAACTGGCGCACTCCTGGTCGGGCAATCTGGTCACCAATGCGACCTGGAACGACTTCTGGCTGAACGAGGGCTTCACCGTCTATTTCGAGAACCGGATCATGGAGTCGGTCTATGGCCATGACCGCGCCATGCAGGAGCAGGTGCTGGGCTGGGATAGTCTTCAAGACACGCTGAAGTCCTTGCCGGCGGCGGACACCCGCCTGCACCTGGACCTGAAGGGCCGCGATCCCGACGACGGCATGAACGACATCGCCTACGAGAAGGGCGCCCTGTTCCTGCGGACCATCGAACGCACCGTCGGACGGGATCGGTTCGACGCCTGGCTGCGCGGCTATTTCGATCGCAACGCCTATCGCCCGATGACCACGGCCATGTTCCTGCAAGACATCCGCGACAACCTGATCAAGGGCGACGCGGCGCTGGAAAGTCAGCTGCAGATGGACGCTTGGGTCTATCAGCCCGGCCTGCCGTCCAACGCCGTGGCGCCGGTGTCCCATGCCTTCGAGCCGGTGGATGCGGCCGCCGTCGCCTTCTTCAAGGACAAGGGACCGGCCTCGGCCATTCCGTGGGCGGACTGGAACACTCAGCAGCGCCAGCGTTTCCTGGGCTGGCGTCCCGAGGGTCTGCGGACAGGCGCCGACTGGCTGACGAATGCGCAACTGGCCGATCTGGAGCGGACGCTGAACCTGGCGAACGAAGGCAACGCCGAACTGACCTTCGCCTGGCTGCAGATCGCCCTGGCCCATCGCTATCAGCCGTCGGTCGTCACGGCCGAAAAATTCCTGACCAGCCAGGGCCGTCGCAAGTTCGTCCTGCCGCTGTTCCAGACCCTGTGGAATGAGGGCGACTGGGGTCGCGGCAATGCGCGTCGCATCTACGCCGAGGCCCGGCCGCTCTATCACCCGGTCACCAGCGGTTCGGTCGATCAGCTGGTCGGACGGCAGTAA
- a CDS encoding OmpA family protein produces the protein MKRLMGLAVAAVGVLAACAPMPKREALVVGESLCAPGRFDIYFLENQARLTEPAAMVLKAAATKAKDCDVRKVRVVGLADATGTPEANLNLSQRRAQTVVAALTQAGMPAPIFELNAAGDAGATTAAGNDEPLRRRAEVIYEAYPR, from the coding sequence ATGAAGCGATTGATGGGTCTGGCTGTGGCGGCCGTGGGTGTGCTGGCGGCGTGCGCGCCGATGCCCAAGCGCGAGGCGCTGGTGGTGGGCGAATCGCTGTGCGCGCCGGGGCGTTTCGATATCTATTTCCTGGAGAATCAGGCGCGGCTGACCGAGCCGGCGGCGATGGTGCTGAAGGCGGCGGCCACGAAGGCCAAGGATTGCGACGTGCGCAAGGTGCGCGTGGTTGGCCTGGCCGACGCCACGGGAACGCCCGAAGCCAATCTGAACCTGTCGCAGCGGCGCGCGCAGACGGTGGTCGCGGCGCTGACCCAGGCGGGCATGCCCGCGCCGATCTTCGAGCTGAACGCCGCAGGCGATGCGGGCGCCACAACCGCAGCCGGCAATGACGAACCGCTGCGGCGCCGTGCGGAAGTGATCTACGAGGCCTATCCGCGCTGA